The Candidatus Manganitrophus noduliformans genome window below encodes:
- the traN gene encoding conjugal transfer protein TraN, translating to MSRWIFLFTGLIVWTPALASAQMTFEEALQEGRSFGSTAPKGKDAANALITDGQSRGIPGLTPEAQSDAETQGSFFLDNPDQLTPQGENALSATESGRFLQESYNLRPRITIAPDDPIVTFSEGAASGESCITRRVCTNPVTETITTTQQIACTIEYAETGGQCSYPLPRPTTVQGNGSGSLCVDHHLYARIHRASATVYHLQLLDTGPRGDLHRNCGGSGSGGGIGDWHTIEILTLSASPTVMRLDVSASGRGCPSASVTISSPDQSVLVVTCGRGGAQLPSYTYTYRFDLPPPPLSPETVRAACSSFMNERCALINEQCTSASCTRSYVCIDPARQIDGCAAYRSQPSCTIHGGSCLLSNAYGQCFSRQESYACTTQTHQERCAEEGIETICPGSVEGIRCLDPNECADTASIPNTDLPLAASNIGALAAAEDDHTGDPVIIFTGSREFCRKTIASGVTRDCCALETLLLGCNSAEETLQAHRNAGQCVEVGTYCSRRVDLEFTTVCVERSTGFCCFSSKLTRIIQEQGRSQLGIGWGTPQAPDCRGLTVEELQRIDFERVDFSEYYADIMADPPDPDELAAQAQSSGALTPNPEGVPPPPLGISPDQVQRDLEQFFGTRAP from the coding sequence ATGTCCAGATGGATTTTCCTGTTCACCGGTTTGATAGTATGGACGCCCGCGCTCGCCTCTGCTCAGATGACCTTTGAAGAGGCCCTTCAGGAAGGGAGGTCTTTCGGCAGTACGGCGCCGAAGGGGAAGGATGCCGCCAATGCCCTGATCACTGATGGTCAGAGCCGGGGCATCCCCGGCCTGACCCCTGAAGCGCAGTCGGATGCCGAGACGCAGGGGAGCTTTTTCCTCGACAATCCAGATCAGTTGACCCCCCAGGGGGAGAATGCCCTCTCCGCGACCGAGAGCGGCCGGTTTCTCCAGGAATCCTACAATCTCCGCCCCCGAATTACAATTGCCCCGGACGATCCGATCGTGACCTTCTCCGAAGGGGCGGCCAGCGGGGAGTCCTGCATCACCCGGCGGGTCTGCACCAATCCTGTCACCGAGACGATCACGACAACACAGCAGATCGCCTGCACCATCGAATATGCCGAGACGGGAGGGCAGTGCAGCTATCCCCTGCCGCGACCCACAACCGTGCAGGGGAATGGTTCGGGCTCCCTCTGCGTCGATCATCACCTCTATGCGAGGATTCACAGGGCGAGCGCGACGGTCTATCACCTCCAGCTCCTCGACACCGGCCCACGAGGAGATTTACACCGCAACTGCGGAGGATCGGGCTCCGGAGGGGGGATCGGAGATTGGCACACGATTGAAATCCTCACCCTGTCGGCCTCGCCCACCGTGATGCGCCTCGATGTGAGCGCTTCGGGACGGGGATGCCCCAGCGCCTCCGTCACGATCTCCTCGCCGGACCAGTCGGTCCTGGTGGTCACCTGTGGAAGGGGGGGCGCGCAACTCCCCTCGTATACCTACACCTACCGGTTCGATCTCCCCCCGCCGCCGCTCTCCCCTGAGACGGTTCGAGCGGCCTGTAGCTCCTTCATGAACGAGCGGTGCGCTCTGATCAATGAGCAGTGTACGTCGGCCTCCTGCACCCGCTCCTATGTCTGTATCGATCCCGCCCGGCAGATCGACGGCTGCGCTGCCTACCGGAGCCAGCCCTCCTGCACCATTCATGGGGGCAGCTGTCTTCTGAGCAATGCATACGGCCAGTGCTTCAGCCGTCAGGAGAGCTACGCCTGCACCACCCAGACCCATCAGGAGCGGTGCGCCGAGGAGGGGATCGAGACGATCTGTCCGGGAAGCGTGGAAGGGATCCGATGCCTCGATCCGAACGAGTGCGCCGATACGGCTTCCATCCCCAACACCGATCTCCCGCTGGCCGCAAGCAACATCGGGGCGCTGGCCGCTGCGGAAGACGATCATACCGGCGATCCGGTGATCATCTTCACCGGAAGCAGAGAATTCTGCCGGAAGACGATCGCCAGCGGAGTCACGAGGGACTGCTGCGCGTTGGAGACCCTCCTTCTCGGCTGCAACAGCGCCGAAGAGACCCTTCAGGCCCACCGGAATGCGGGCCAGTGCGTGGAGGTCGGGACCTACTGCAGCCGGCGGGTTGATCTGGAGTTCACAACCGTCTGCGTGGAGCGATCGACCGGATTCTGCTGCTTCTCGTCGAAGCTGACCCGGATCATCCAGGAGCAGGGGAGGAGTCAGCTTGGGATCGGCTGGGGGACGCCGCAGGCCCCCGACTGCCGGGGGCTGACGGTGGAGGAGCTTCAGCGGATCGACTTCGAGCGGGTCGATTTCTCGGAATACTACGCCGACATCATGGCCGATCCCCCCGACCCGGATGAGCTGGCTGCTCAGGCCCAAAGCTCGGGAGCGCTGACTCCGAACCCGGAGGGTGTCCCCCCTCCGCCGCTTGGGATCAGCCCGGATCAGGTTCAGCGGGATCTCGAACAATTTTTCGGGACGCGCGCGCCATGA
- the trbC gene encoding type-F conjugative transfer system pilin assembly protein TrbC — translation MMGFTVAILLMPYPAQAVDRLYYFFSFSMPEESIQAAFSDGEKIGLVAVLRGLPEGSPKESLLRLKQLIGGRKVEVLIDPLLFRLYDITEVPALVYAEGVNPSCEHCEPVPRYWKRVGDIPLVAGLENLARSAPSVDRYLKKLREGFFTK, via the coding sequence ATGATGGGCTTCACCGTTGCCATCCTCTTAATGCCGTACCCGGCTCAAGCCGTCGACAGGCTCTACTATTTCTTCTCTTTCTCGATGCCGGAGGAGAGTATCCAGGCGGCCTTTTCCGATGGAGAGAAGATCGGCCTGGTCGCGGTGCTGCGTGGATTGCCGGAAGGATCGCCCAAGGAGTCGCTCCTCAGGCTGAAACAGTTGATCGGGGGGAGGAAGGTGGAGGTCCTTATCGATCCCCTTCTGTTCCGGCTCTACGACATCACCGAGGTTCCTGCGCTCGTCTACGCGGAAGGGGTCAACCCCTCCTGCGAGCACTGTGAACCTGTGCCGAGGTACTGGAAAAGGGTGGGAGATATTCCACTGGTGGCGGGTTTGGAAAATCTGGCCCGCTCTGCGCCATCGGTGGACCGGTACTTAAAGAAGCTTCGCGAGGGATTTTTTACAAAGTGA
- a CDS encoding DUF4145 domain-containing protein — translation MNRNVLKLPFILGVPPDWICPTCTRGVLRIKKASFFKEERYGSRNRSQKDWDPEWIEYVYSCLLICTNDQCQEVVANTGIGSLNLDCYEDENGKWVQEYHDLFRPKFFEPHLILLDIPEKCPESVSSPLHESFTLFFSVPNAASNNVRIAIEELLTHLKVKRFNIIKGKRRFISLHQRIYLLPPKYAHLKDLILAIKWLGNSGSHGNGDAKGVITMDDVMDSYDLIEHILHEIYAPKTKKLVALAKKVNKRKGRMKVLSLPF, via the coding sequence ATGAATCGAAATGTTTTAAAGCTCCCGTTCATCCTGGGTGTGCCACCAGATTGGATCTGTCCGACTTGCACAAGGGGCGTACTGCGCATTAAGAAGGCATCTTTCTTCAAAGAAGAACGTTATGGGTCGAGAAACCGCTCTCAGAAGGACTGGGATCCCGAATGGATTGAGTATGTGTATTCATGTCTCCTGATCTGCACAAATGATCAATGCCAAGAGGTTGTTGCTAACACGGGTATTGGTTCTCTTAATTTGGACTGCTACGAGGATGAGAATGGTAAATGGGTTCAAGAATACCATGACCTCTTCAGACCCAAGTTCTTCGAGCCTCATCTCATACTACTAGACATTCCTGAAAAGTGCCCAGAGTCTGTCTCGTCGCCGCTCCATGAGTCGTTTACATTGTTCTTTTCCGTACCGAATGCGGCGTCCAACAATGTTCGGATCGCCATTGAGGAGTTACTCACCCACCTTAAGGTAAAGCGATTTAACATAATAAAAGGTAAACGCAGGTTTATAAGCTTGCACCAAAGAATCTATCTGCTCCCACCGAAGTATGCTCACCTCAAGGATCTTATCCTCGCGATTAAGTGGTTAGGCAACTCCGGAAGTCATGGAAATGGTGACGCGAAAGGAGTAATTACGATGGACGACGTTATGGATTCGTATGACCTTATCGAACACATCTTGCATGAGATTTATGCTCCGAAGACCAAGAAACTCGTGGCTTTGGCAAAGAAGGTGAACAAGAGGAAGGGGCGTATGAAGGTCCTCTCACT
- a CDS encoding TraU family protein, which produces MRRNRWVIVTFILTLLLFAAVQDTSACPGRVFNPVTDVDWTGIFPIKIGGVTVAGFGQEDTETVNQSPVCFCADRPPPLNLTPGIPVSFWEPVYLIEVTRDPYCFPSLGGVDLSSTIQGFGTNTGSHGARDHQAFYQAHFYAYPIFYLIGLVMDFACLQTGGFDLGYITELDPLWNSPELAALLTPEVFLFANPASIAVCAADCAAATAGFSLDPLFWCSGCWGGTYPLNGALSAGNAGPPQASALVASRMLFKLHREGLLLGTVGKAGLCNRYPMPVIRKSQYKLQLVYPKVGKVFPIGRSDFVWGIGASFPVAGEDFVYLVWRKRDCCVL; this is translated from the coding sequence ATGAGGAGGAATCGCTGGGTCATCGTCACGTTCATTTTAACCCTCTTGCTATTCGCAGCAGTTCAGGATACCTCCGCCTGCCCCGGCCGGGTCTTCAATCCCGTCACCGATGTCGACTGGACGGGGATCTTTCCCATCAAGATCGGCGGGGTCACGGTGGCGGGCTTCGGCCAGGAGGATACCGAGACTGTAAACCAGTCCCCGGTCTGTTTTTGTGCCGACCGGCCGCCGCCGTTGAATCTGACCCCCGGTATTCCTGTTTCTTTCTGGGAACCGGTCTACCTAATCGAGGTCACACGGGACCCCTACTGCTTTCCCTCCCTAGGCGGGGTCGATCTTTCATCCACGATCCAGGGTTTCGGAACCAATACCGGCTCACACGGGGCCCGCGATCACCAGGCCTTCTACCAGGCCCACTTCTATGCCTATCCGATCTTCTACCTGATCGGGCTGGTCATGGACTTTGCCTGTCTGCAAACCGGCGGATTTGACCTCGGCTACATCACGGAACTCGATCCCCTCTGGAACTCGCCGGAGTTGGCCGCGCTGCTGACGCCGGAGGTGTTTCTCTTTGCCAACCCGGCCTCGATTGCGGTCTGCGCCGCCGATTGCGCCGCCGCGACGGCGGGATTTTCCCTGGACCCCCTCTTCTGGTGCAGCGGCTGCTGGGGAGGGACCTATCCCTTGAACGGGGCGCTCTCCGCCGGCAATGCCGGTCCTCCCCAGGCCTCCGCGCTGGTTGCTTCCCGGATGCTCTTCAAGCTCCACCGGGAGGGACTTTTGCTCGGAACCGTTGGGAAGGCGGGGCTGTGCAACAGGTATCCGATGCCGGTTATCCGCAAGAGCCAGTACAAGCTGCAGCTGGTCTATCCCAAGGTGGGGAAGGTCTTTCCCATCGGAAGAAGCGATTTTGTCTGGGGGATCGGCGCTTCATTTCCGGTGGCGGGGGAGGATTTTGTTTATCTGGTTTGGAGAAAGAGAGATTGCTGTGTGCTGTGA